A genomic region of Miscanthus floridulus cultivar M001 chromosome 3, ASM1932011v1, whole genome shotgun sequence contains the following coding sequences:
- the LOC136547261 gene encoding copper-transporting ATPase PAA1, chloroplastic-like: MESLALMTARLPLPTSGYRSKPLSPASFTRAARRLDSVPFSSGSGSVVLLSRRSRDYAGVGSLVSAAASSGDTADAGSESILLSVQGMMCDGCAASVKRILESQPEVTSATVDFKKASAVVWTTDEAKGTQDWQKQYGEKLAKHLGTCGFESRLQE, from the exons ATGGAGTCTCTCGCGCTAATGACCGCGAGGTTACCACTCCCGACTTCTGGCTACCGTTCCAAACCCCTCTCCCCTGCCTCCTTCACCAGGGCGGCTCGCCGTCTCGACTCTGTCCCCTTCTCCTCTGGCAGCGGAAGCGTCGTCCTGCTCTCGCGCCGGAGCCGCGACTATGCCGGCGTTGGTTCCTTGGTCTCCGCCGCCGCGTCTTCTGGGGATACGGCGGATGCCGGATCCGAATCCATCCTGCTCAGTGTCCAG GGGATGATGTGCGACGGGTGCGCTGCGAGCGTGAAGCGGATCCTGGAGAGCCAA CCCGAGGTTACTTCTGCTACCGTTGATTTTAAGAAAGCAAGTGCAGTCGTGTGGACAACAGATGAGGCCAAGGGGACACAAGACTGGCAGAAGCAGTATGGAGAGAAGCTTGCTAAACACCTTGGCACTTGTGGATTTGAGTCTCGCCTACAAG AGTAA
- the LOC136547262 gene encoding carotenoid cleavage dioxygenase 8 homolog A, chloroplastic-like, whose amino-acid sequence MATYHSTLRAAPKPAFFLSNSLSNQTFLNISLGRASPSHVSSVKAAAGECWTKHPAWSNVRQERWEGHLAVEGHRLPTWLNGTYLRNGPGLWDVGEHSSDHIFDGYATLVRISFRRGRATGAHRQVESDAYKAAMAHGRPLHREFSQLCRPSSKQKPGGSLLDRVCNVVGLGSGALLSDNANISVLPLGDGRVMCLTETTKSSLLIDPETLDTIGKFRYADRLWGLLQTTHPVVTGAELLTLLPDMVIRRGHRVVRMAAGSNERKVIGRVHCRGAGHAPPGWVHSFAVTDKYIVVPEMPLRYSLTGVLKSQLTPWYIFDWLPESGSYMHVICRFTGKTVASVEVPPFMALHFINAYEQRDAIIADCCEYYADPSVIKALALHRLRSPGMNKDAFPDARVARFRIPLDGGTPMGELETVLDPEVHGRGVEMPSIHPAYQGKDYRYVYACGARRPCNFFNCLTKIDLVEKEAKNWHELGSVPSEPFFVARPGGTDEDDGVVISIVSTMEGDGYALLLDAVTFEEIARVRLPYGLPYGFHGCWIPENI is encoded by the exons ATGGCCACCTACCACTCCACGCTACGCGCTGCTCCTAAACCTGCATTCTTCTTGTCCAACTCTCTCTCCAATCAGACCTTCCTCAATATCAGCTTGGGAAGGGCAAGTCCTAGCCATGTCAGCTCGGTGAAGGCTGCCGCTGGAGAATGCTGGACGAAGCATCCTGCATGGAGCAATGTCCGGCAAGAACGGTGGGAGGGTCATTTGGCCGTGGAAGGACACCGCCTCCCTACCTGGCTG AATGGCACGTACCTAAGGAACGGGCCAGGTCTCTGGGACgtcggcgagcactcgtcggacCACATATTCGACGGGTACGCCACACTGGTGCGCATCTCCTTCCGGCGAGGACGCGCCACCGGCGCACATCGTCAGGTCGAGTCGGACGCGTACAAAGCTGCCATGGCGCACGGCCGACCTCTCCACCGGGAGTTCTCCCAACTGTGTCGTCCCTcctccaagcagaagcctgggggGAGCCTGCTCGATCGCGTGTGCAACGTCGTCGGCCTCGGAAGTGGCGCTTTGCTCTCCGACAACGCTAACATCTCCGTGCTGCCGCTCGGTGACGGCCGGGTGATGTGCCTCACGGAGACCACCAAGAGCTCCCTTCTGATAGACCCGGAGACTCTCGACACGATCGGCAAGTTTCGGTACGCGGATAGGCTATGGGGTTTGCTACAGACCACGCACCCGGTTGTGACAGGGGCCGAGTTGTTGACGCTGCTCCCGGACATGGTCATCCGGCGTGGCCATCGTGTCGTCAGGATGGCAGCCGGGAGCAACGAGAGGAAAGTGATCGGGAGAGTGCACTGCCGGGGAGCAGGGCACGCACCACCGGGATGGGTGCATTCGTTCGCCGTCACGGACAAGTACATCGTCGTGCCGGAGATGCCACTGCGCTACTCCCTTACAGGCGTTCTCAAGTCTCAGCTCACACCTTGGTATATCTTCGACTGGCTACCGGAGTCTGGGAGCTACATGCACGTCATATGCAGGTTCACCGGAAAGACC GTGGCGAGCGTGGAGGTTCCTCCGTTCATGGCATTACACTTCATTAACGCATACGAACAGAGAGATGCGATCATCGCTGACTGCTGCGAGTACTATGCCGATCCTTCTGTCATCAAGGCACTTGCACTGCATAGACTACGATCACCCGGAATGAACAAGGATGCATTCCCTGATGCTAG GGTTGCCCGGTTCAGGATACCACTGGATGGTGGAACCCCCATGGGCGAGCTGGAGACTGTGCTGGACCCTGAGGTGCATGGCCGGGGAGTGGAGATGCCTTCCATCCATCCGGCTTACCAGGGTAAGGACTACCGTTATGTTTATGCTTGCGGCGCGCGACGGCCATGCAATTTCTTCAACTGCCTCACCAAGATCGACCTTGTGGAGAAAGAGGCCAAGAACTGGCACGAGCTGGGCTCTGTGCCATCAGAACCCTTCTTTGTGGCGAGGCCAGGGGGAACTGATGAAGATGACG GGGTTGTGATATCCATTGTAAGCACCATGGAAGGTGATGGGTATGCGCTCCTGCTGGACGCCGTGACTTTTGAAGAAATTGCTCGAGTAAGGCTCCCTTACGGCCTACCATACGGCTTCCACGGCTGCTGGATTCCAGAGAATATATGA